The proteins below are encoded in one region of Streptomyces marianii:
- a CDS encoding glycosyltransferase family 2 protein — MTSTPNGARQQDDDPSRTTQLRVPPQLRTGGHRLRPRKALPRYDYEHYSRLAGPLTQPNPSKPYKVQYRSLLSQEPHRVRAALLLGAAPLVSLGLFAWLMQPQHWTERDPNLDNELLLWLDVVMLVSIGLIELFRTMNVLSNAHATLVARDPIPVVPESGTRVAFLTSFVPGKEPLEMVTKTLEAAVKIRHRGLMHVWLLDEGDDPAVKEVCERLGVHHFSRKGVAKWNQEKGAHRAKTKHGNYNAWLEAHGGDYDFFASVDTDHVPLPNYLERMLGYFRDPDVGFVIGPQVYGNYDTFVTKAAESQQFLFHALIQRAGNRYGAPMFVGTSNAVRISAIKQIGGLYDSITEDMATGFEMHRAKNPGTGNKWRSVYTPDVLAVGEGPSAWTDFFTQQLRWSRGTYETILKQYWKGFGTLPAGKLFNYTMMIIFYPMSALNWILAALSCALFLGMGASGVQIDPAIWMMLYGNASALQIGLYIWNRRHNVSPHEPEGSGGLAGMVMSALSAPIYARSLMDAALRRKSKFVVTPKGDSSSPDTLFGTFRIHLFFILVFGGSLVSSFWFGHDHPAMITWAGLALLITAAPVFAWRYAIREEKRKRRGRRRAKPGTGGGASEAVPPAAHEQQWAPADQTMQIALGGRKK, encoded by the coding sequence ATGACGTCGACGCCGAACGGCGCCCGGCAGCAGGACGACGACCCTTCCCGGACCACGCAGCTTCGGGTTCCCCCGCAGCTCAGGACGGGAGGCCACCGGTTGCGCCCCAGGAAGGCGCTGCCGAGGTACGACTACGAGCATTACAGCCGGCTGGCCGGTCCCCTGACCCAGCCGAACCCGTCGAAACCGTACAAGGTGCAGTACCGCTCGCTGCTGTCGCAGGAGCCGCACCGCGTCCGCGCCGCTCTGCTCCTCGGGGCCGCGCCGCTGGTCTCGCTGGGTCTGTTCGCCTGGCTGATGCAGCCGCAGCACTGGACGGAGCGCGACCCCAATCTGGACAACGAGCTGCTGCTGTGGCTCGACGTCGTCATGCTCGTCTCGATCGGCCTGATCGAGCTCTTCCGCACGATGAACGTCCTGTCGAACGCACACGCGACACTCGTCGCCCGCGATCCGATACCCGTCGTGCCGGAGTCCGGCACCCGCGTCGCCTTCCTCACCTCCTTCGTGCCGGGCAAGGAGCCCCTGGAGATGGTGACCAAGACGCTCGAGGCGGCCGTGAAGATCCGCCACCGCGGGCTGATGCACGTCTGGCTGCTCGACGAGGGCGACGACCCGGCCGTGAAGGAGGTCTGCGAACGGCTCGGCGTCCACCACTTCTCCCGCAAGGGCGTAGCCAAGTGGAACCAGGAGAAGGGCGCCCACCGGGCCAAGACCAAGCACGGCAACTACAACGCCTGGCTCGAGGCGCACGGCGGGGACTACGACTTCTTCGCGTCCGTCGACACCGACCATGTACCGCTGCCGAACTACCTGGAGCGGATGCTCGGGTACTTCCGCGACCCGGACGTCGGATTCGTCATCGGCCCGCAGGTCTACGGCAACTACGACACCTTCGTCACCAAGGCCGCGGAGTCCCAGCAGTTCCTCTTCCACGCCCTGATCCAGCGCGCCGGCAACCGCTACGGCGCCCCCATGTTCGTCGGCACCTCCAACGCCGTGCGCATCAGCGCCATCAAGCAGATCGGCGGCCTGTACGACTCGATCACCGAGGACATGGCCACCGGCTTCGAGATGCACCGGGCCAAGAATCCGGGCACCGGCAACAAGTGGCGGTCCGTGTACACCCCGGACGTCCTGGCCGTCGGTGAGGGCCCGTCCGCCTGGACCGACTTCTTCACCCAGCAGCTGCGCTGGTCCCGCGGCACGTACGAGACGATCCTCAAGCAGTACTGGAAGGGCTTCGGCACACTGCCGGCCGGAAAGCTCTTCAACTACACGATGATGATCATCTTCTACCCGATGTCCGCCCTCAACTGGATCCTGGCGGCCCTCAGCTGTGCGCTGTTCCTGGGCATGGGCGCCTCGGGCGTGCAGATCGACCCGGCCATCTGGATGATGCTGTACGGCAACGCCTCGGCCCTGCAGATCGGCCTCTACATCTGGAACCGCCGCCACAACGTGTCGCCCCACGAGCCCGAGGGCTCCGGCGGCCTGGCCGGCATGGTGATGTCCGCGCTCTCCGCGCCGATCTATGCCCGCTCCCTGATGGACGCCGCGCTGCGCCGCAAGAGCAAGTTCGTGGTGACGCCCAAGGGCGACTCCTCCAGCCCGGACACGCTCTTCGGCACGTTCCGGATCCACCTCTTCTTCATCCTGGTCTTCGGCGGCTCGCTCGTCTCCTCGTTCTGGTTCGGGCACGACCACCCGGCGATGATCACCTGGGCCGGCCTGGCCCTGCTGATCACCGCGGCGCCCGTCTTCGCCTGGCGGTACGCGATCCGCGAGGAGAAGAGGAAGCGGAGGGGGCGGCGCCGTGCGAAGCCGGGGACGGGCGGCGGGGCCTCCGAGGCCGTGCCCCCTGCCGCCCATGAGCAGCAGTGGGCCCCCGCGGACCAGACCATGCAGATCGCCCTTGGGGGACGTAAGAAATGA
- a CDS encoding helix-turn-helix domain-containing protein has protein sequence MANALQELVKIRLEQQGWSYGDVARRGGIPRSTVHHLATAERVTRMPQQATLEGLARGLELPLDSVRRAAAEACGIHLYFEETPGTPADPEVATLIASVQQLSPADRRHVTALVESLLRNTGADTGADTGTRTGTPTGHDTDPHPGTNPHPDTD, from the coding sequence GTGGCCAACGCACTGCAGGAATTGGTGAAGATCCGGCTGGAGCAGCAGGGCTGGTCCTACGGCGACGTGGCCCGGCGCGGCGGCATTCCGCGTTCCACCGTGCACCACCTGGCCACCGCCGAACGCGTCACCCGTATGCCGCAGCAGGCCACGCTCGAGGGCCTGGCCAGAGGACTGGAACTGCCCCTGGACTCCGTCCGCAGGGCCGCGGCCGAAGCCTGCGGAATCCACCTGTACTTCGAGGAGACCCCCGGCACACCCGCCGACCCCGAGGTCGCCACCCTCATCGCCAGCGTCCAGCAGCTCTCCCCGGCCGACCGCCGGCACGTCACCGCACTCGTCGAATCCCTCCTGCGCAACACCGGCGCAGACACCGGCGCAGACACCGGCACACGCACAGGCACCCCCACGGGCCACGACACCGACCCCCACCCCGGCACGAACCCCCACCCCGACACCGACTGA
- a CDS encoding M50 family metallopeptidase, producing MTESQKVHPGPVGAAACKTGDVAHPYEYTETLFPVPRLGAGLQFLGEYQGSGFTERKYLVRRGDGQVVQLSRLLYLVAEAIDGVRDTETVSHRVSGRYGREVSADNIEYLIEQKLQPLGITVPFGQEGDQVAGPTTDLLLVLKGHRVVFSERQVARIAAALAWLHRPPVVVLVLSAALCVDIWLFAVHGAIAPVLQVLEQPVLMLAVFALIVASLVFHEFGHASACRYGGARPGSIGCGLFLIWPSMYTEVTDVYRIGRAGRIRTDLGGIYFNVVFVLGLALAYLLTGQPLFLAAIYLVHFEILEQLLPVVRLDGYYILGDLAGIPDLFGKIKPILRSVLPGRSPSPEVAGLKRPARIMVTAWVATMVPLIVAELGYVLWNLPRLLTTSLRSLAEQVAGTWSAFADGQISAGLVGVVGSFMLICPLAGATYLAVRLVGRLVRGIARATEGNTRLRVAVWGGVLVGSGALCAAWLTGMTPEPLPRQPPIAPILQPGVPTVRPTAAVPVAERPTPATPDPTLLTGPPPEAPAPTASSGARPVGPSATTSGSPSASPVANVPTPVPSSPTPSLSPTSASPSADPSASPTPSTTPSGSPSPSVTPSASQSATEEP from the coding sequence GTGACCGAAAGCCAGAAGGTCCACCCCGGTCCCGTGGGGGCGGCCGCCTGCAAAACGGGCGACGTGGCTCACCCGTACGAATACACGGAGACCCTGTTTCCCGTTCCGCGCCTGGGTGCGGGACTCCAGTTCCTCGGCGAGTACCAGGGATCCGGCTTCACGGAGCGCAAGTACCTGGTCCGCCGAGGGGACGGGCAGGTGGTCCAGCTCTCCCGATTGCTCTACCTGGTGGCCGAAGCCATCGACGGCGTACGCGACACCGAGACCGTCTCGCACCGGGTCAGTGGGCGCTACGGACGGGAGGTGAGCGCCGACAACATCGAGTACCTCATCGAGCAGAAACTCCAACCGCTCGGCATCACCGTCCCCTTCGGGCAGGAGGGCGACCAGGTCGCCGGCCCCACCACCGACCTCCTCCTGGTCCTCAAGGGTCATCGGGTGGTCTTCAGTGAGCGGCAGGTGGCCCGTATCGCCGCGGCGCTCGCCTGGCTGCACCGTCCACCGGTCGTGGTCCTGGTGCTGTCCGCGGCGCTCTGCGTGGACATCTGGCTGTTCGCCGTCCACGGAGCGATCGCGCCGGTGCTGCAGGTGCTGGAGCAGCCCGTCCTGATGCTCGCCGTCTTCGCACTGATCGTGGCATCGCTGGTCTTCCACGAGTTCGGCCACGCTTCGGCGTGCAGATACGGCGGTGCGCGCCCCGGGAGCATCGGCTGCGGCCTCTTCCTGATCTGGCCCTCGATGTACACCGAAGTCACCGACGTCTACCGCATCGGGCGGGCCGGCCGGATCCGGACCGACCTGGGCGGGATCTACTTCAACGTGGTCTTCGTGCTGGGGCTCGCCCTGGCGTACCTCCTCACGGGCCAGCCCCTCTTCCTCGCCGCGATCTACCTCGTCCACTTCGAGATCCTGGAGCAGCTGCTGCCGGTGGTCCGGCTGGACGGCTACTACATTCTCGGGGACCTCGCGGGAATCCCCGACCTCTTCGGGAAGATCAAGCCCATCCTGCGGTCCGTGCTGCCGGGACGTTCGCCGTCCCCGGAGGTGGCCGGGCTGAAGCGGCCGGCGAGGATCATGGTCACCGCATGGGTCGCGACCATGGTGCCGCTGATCGTCGCCGAGCTCGGCTACGTCCTGTGGAACCTCCCCCGCCTGCTCACCACGAGCCTGCGCTCACTGGCGGAACAGGTGGCGGGGACCTGGTCGGCCTTCGCCGACGGCCAGATCTCCGCCGGCCTCGTCGGGGTCGTCGGAAGCTTCATGCTCATCTGCCCCCTGGCCGGTGCGACCTACCTCGCCGTACGGCTGGTGGGGCGGCTCGTGAGGGGCATCGCCCGGGCCACGGAGGGCAACACCCGGCTGCGGGTGGCCGTCTGGGGCGGCGTACTGGTGGGATCGGGCGCGCTCTGCGCGGCGTGGCTGACCGGTATGACCCCGGAGCCGCTGCCGCGGCAGCCGCCCATCGCCCCCATCCTCCAGCCCGGTGTCCCGACGGTCCGCCCGACGGCTGCGGTCCCCGTCGCGGAGCGGCCCACCCCCGCCACCCCGGACCCGACCCTCCTCACCGGCCCACCGCCCGAGGCCCCCGCGCCCACGGCGAGTTCCGGTGCCCGCCCCGTCGGCCCGAGCGCCACCACGAGCGGCTCCCCGTCCGCGAGCCCCGTCGCGAACGTGCCGACACCAGTGCCGTCGAGCCCGACGCCGAGTCTGAGCCCTACCTCGGCGTCGCCTTCGGCCGACCCCAGCGCCTCGCCGACGCCGAGCACCACGCCGTCCGGATCCCCTTCACCCTCGGTGACCCCCTCGGCGTCGCAGAGCGCGACGGAGGAGCCGTAG
- a CDS encoding transposase produces the protein MSYPPEVRRQALDLLAMGEPVKKVAVDLGLSERTLYQWRRRYLPQLRHQRYFPDAGTELTAARRRITELETEVAVLRRATELLRDTMSPKGDSRQYA, from the coding sequence ATGAGTTACCCACCCGAGGTGCGTCGTCAGGCCCTCGACCTGCTGGCCATGGGCGAGCCCGTGAAGAAGGTCGCGGTCGACCTCGGCCTCAGTGAGCGGACGCTCTACCAGTGGCGGCGCAGATACCTGCCGCAACTGCGGCACCAGCGGTACTTCCCCGACGCAGGGACGGAACTCACGGCCGCGCGCAGGCGCATCACGGAACTGGAGACCGAGGTCGCCGTCCTCCGGCGTGCGACCGAACTGCTGCGGGACACGATGTCCCCAAAAGGCGATTCGAGGCAGTACGCGTGA
- a CDS encoding IS3 family transposase, with protein sequence MAHEGLPVRIATSVLGVTESGYFTWRSRPPSARSVRHSWLTEVISAIHAASHGTYGYRRIHDELTSRHGIVVSHGTVQLLMRRAGLQGLSAGERRRTRPTPKGFPA encoded by the coding sequence ATGGCTCACGAGGGCTTGCCCGTGCGGATCGCCACGAGCGTTCTGGGGGTGACCGAGTCCGGGTACTTCACCTGGCGTTCCCGTCCTCCCTCCGCACGTTCCGTCCGCCACTCCTGGCTCACCGAAGTCATCTCCGCCATCCATGCCGCTTCGCACGGGACCTATGGATACCGGCGCATCCACGACGAACTGACCTCGCGCCACGGCATCGTGGTCAGTCACGGCACGGTGCAGCTCCTGATGCGCCGCGCCGGCCTCCAGGGTCTCTCCGCCGGCGAACGGCGCCGTACCCGGCCGACTCCGAAGGGGTTTCCGGCCTGA
- a CDS encoding helix-turn-helix domain-containing protein — protein MANALQELVKIRLEQQGWSYGDVARRGGIPRSTVHHLATAERVTRMPQQATLEGLARGLELPLDSVRRAAAEACGIHLYFEETPGTPADPEVATLIASVQQLSPADRRHVTALVESLLRNTGTDTGTRTGTPTGHDTDPHPGTNPHPDTD, from the coding sequence GTGGCCAACGCACTGCAGGAATTGGTGAAGATCCGGCTGGAGCAGCAGGGCTGGTCCTACGGCGACGTGGCCCGGCGCGGCGGCATTCCGCGTTCCACCGTGCACCACCTGGCCACCGCCGAACGCGTCACCCGTATGCCGCAGCAGGCCACGCTCGAGGGCCTGGCCAGAGGACTGGAACTGCCCCTGGACTCCGTCCGCAGGGCCGCGGCCGAAGCCTGCGGAATCCACCTGTACTTCGAGGAGACCCCCGGCACACCCGCCGACCCCGAGGTCGCCACCCTCATCGCCAGCGTCCAGCAGCTCTCCCCGGCCGACCGCCGGCACGTCACCGCACTCGTCGAATCCCTCCTGCGCAACACCGGCACAGACACCGGCACACGCACAGGCACCCCCACGGGCCACGACACCGACCCCCACCCCGGCACGAACCCCCACCCCGACACCGACTGA
- a CDS encoding peptidoglycan-binding protein: protein MTVPVFEEYEPAGDCVCPGCARQRRERARALPVRAGGHPAAHGARRALVLVTAAGAVLSGGSAGALAAPGAGRPPVSEPEAAAPRTAWSGAPVVEADVVAPPRRPVGERAAGAHPAGPGRAGLGHDLPGRDRAPAPARARTERAGTDRAPVGPAATDPSRGDRVRAGGPAGPGRAPRPDPETPQGGQEPLHGGPTAGPAGTAGLRKMARADIMSRAKRWVNAKVPYSMSRYWVDGYRQDCSGYVSMAWHLPGNEWTGSLAQFGTRIEREDLQPGDILLFHNLSNPSKGSHVTIFGGWADSARTKYIAYEQARPNTRRQTTPLAYWSNSDQYVAYRYRALKGVGTAGEMIGGIEFPGVGVFAPGAGNAYVTRLAGLLAEQGFAGNGTAGPGARWGEAHRRATQAFQYAQGWRGAEADGVPGPDTWRLLVNGTGRKAAPGADAPNGPGREAGSVTGAPAPAAAPTSTGLEQAPSSAAQAPAASASTAAGSASAGARKAAPSPAAAPVTGTVSGGRAAAAPVRRGSVVRSAPAGARRPPSAAAAPRRPGVATATPAGSRKPAPGAAASAPGFPGHGHFRPGGSGRHLDTLRRQLAKRGFGRHYSTRPGPRWGDADRRSVEAFQRAQGWHGAAADGYPGPETWRRLFS, encoded by the coding sequence ATGACCGTTCCGGTGTTCGAGGAGTACGAGCCGGCCGGCGACTGCGTCTGCCCCGGCTGCGCCCGGCAGCGGCGGGAACGGGCCCGTGCCCTGCCGGTGCGTGCCGGCGGCCACCCGGCCGCGCACGGCGCCCGCCGTGCTCTCGTACTGGTCACCGCGGCGGGAGCGGTACTGAGCGGCGGGAGCGCGGGGGCCCTGGCCGCTCCCGGAGCGGGGCGCCCCCCGGTGTCCGAGCCGGAGGCGGCGGCACCTCGGACCGCGTGGTCCGGGGCGCCCGTCGTCGAGGCGGACGTGGTGGCTCCGCCACGGCGACCGGTCGGGGAACGGGCGGCCGGTGCGCACCCCGCAGGGCCCGGGCGCGCCGGACTGGGGCACGACCTGCCGGGACGCGACCGGGCCCCCGCCCCGGCCCGGGCGCGGACGGAGCGCGCCGGAACGGACCGCGCCCCGGTGGGCCCCGCCGCCACGGACCCCTCCCGTGGCGATCGTGTCCGGGCGGGGGGCCCCGCCGGGCCCGGGCGTGCCCCCCGCCCCGACCCGGAGACCCCGCAGGGTGGCCAGGAACCGCTGCACGGCGGCCCGACCGCCGGCCCCGCCGGGACGGCCGGTCTGCGCAAGATGGCTCGTGCCGACATCATGAGCCGGGCGAAGCGCTGGGTGAACGCCAAGGTCCCGTACTCCATGAGCAGGTACTGGGTGGACGGCTACCGGCAGGACTGCTCCGGCTACGTCTCCATGGCCTGGCACCTCCCGGGCAACGAATGGACGGGCAGCCTGGCCCAGTTCGGCACGCGCATCGAGCGCGAGGACCTGCAGCCCGGCGACATCCTGCTCTTCCACAACCTGAGCAATCCGTCCAAGGGCTCCCACGTCACGATCTTCGGCGGTTGGGCGGACAGCGCGCGCACGAAGTACATCGCGTACGAGCAGGCCAGGCCGAACACCCGCAGACAGACCACGCCACTGGCCTACTGGAGCAACTCCGACCAGTACGTGGCCTACCGCTACAGAGCGCTGAAGGGCGTGGGCACCGCGGGCGAGATGATCGGGGGGATCGAGTTCCCCGGTGTGGGGGTCTTCGCGCCCGGCGCGGGCAACGCGTACGTCACCCGGCTCGCGGGGCTGCTGGCGGAGCAGGGCTTCGCAGGCAACGGCACCGCCGGTCCGGGGGCGCGCTGGGGGGAGGCGCACCGGCGTGCCACCCAGGCGTTCCAGTACGCCCAGGGCTGGAGGGGTGCGGAGGCGGACGGGGTGCCGGGGCCGGACACCTGGCGCCTGCTGGTGAACGGCACGGGAAGGAAGGCGGCGCCCGGCGCGGACGCGCCGAACGGGCCCGGGCGGGAGGCGGGTTCGGTGACGGGGGCACCCGCGCCGGCAGCGGCTCCGACCTCGACCGGTCTGGAACAGGCGCCGTCGTCCGCCGCGCAGGCCCCCGCCGCGTCGGCGTCCACGGCGGCGGGATCCGCTTCCGCGGGGGCCCGGAAGGCGGCGCCCTCGCCCGCGGCGGCCCCGGTGACCGGGACTGTGTCCGGCGGCCGTGCCGCGGCCGCTCCGGTCCGGCGCGGTTCCGTCGTCCGATCCGCCCCTGCCGGAGCCCGCAGGCCACCGTCCGCCGCGGCCGCGCCCCGCCGGCCGGGCGTCGCGACGGCGACTCCGGCCGGATCCCGGAAGCCGGCGCCCGGAGCCGCCGCTTCCGCGCCGGGCTTCCCGGGTCACGGACACTTCCGCCCCGGCGGCTCCGGAAGGCATCTGGACACTCTCCGCCGGCAGTTGGCGAAGCGGGGCTTCGGCAGGCACTACTCCACCCGCCCCGGCCCTCGCTGGGGCGACGCGGACCGTCGCAGCGTCGAGGCCTTCCAGCGCGCGCAGGGCTGGCACGGGGCGGCGGCCGACGGCTACCCCGGCCCCGAGACCTGGCGGCGGCTTTTCTCATGA
- a CDS encoding SPFH domain-containing protein yields the protein MIHNSDVHRPREEATAVTPTTPYSEDPPGPSLQLGRLTSASVAVHSAGLPVAGSTAYGGPATETTSGPEAPTAFDGTPAPPGTPDVHGASDGYRAPVVSGARDVHGASDGYRAPVVSGARDVHGAPDVHNAPAVSGTPDVHGTPGRGGGPAEAGLPAPAQEPPSGGGSAAGSATAFPPAPGGTANDATDARSHPGAPAEAGGTKSGGARETAPATERGERQFSGAGGRRTVVIGTDTTGAIPVHLLYRDAVASAGATTRGAAGRTAAELRTEPATGADATRPLNGTSVHKGPDARAQLKDRRSAFGVNGPAKDDDGDSGPDTIAMPPVASATGRRSTPGAGQAARRPAPPPDPRLVERPGPVLPGWAALLAGAVSLVACAAVLHWAGAFPPEVTTLFGLGERPYGGLGFVHWGVLAVSLTVALFSLGGLARGRVGHAWVLTLYGEYRGSVRRSGLMWVSPLLLRRRVDVRLRHWRSDPMPSVDAEGTALEAVVLVVWRVRDTARAVLGVANHESYLREQVEAALARVLSQIAADASAPAAAGGPAFELRPTLRNAEAVGDALTKTLAAECAPIGIDVFSAQPTRIEYAPEVAAAMRRRRVAALEAERRDTVLSSVVDAVDDTVQRLTMRGLVEFDDYERKALVRDLTVAFCTARTGGAETP from the coding sequence ATGATCCATAACTCCGATGTGCACCGACCCCGCGAGGAGGCGACCGCGGTGACCCCGACGACCCCCTACTCCGAGGACCCTCCGGGTCCGTCCCTCCAGCTCGGCCGACTGACCTCCGCGTCGGTCGCCGTCCACAGCGCCGGTCTCCCCGTCGCGGGCAGCACGGCCTACGGCGGGCCCGCGACCGAGACCACGTCCGGCCCGGAGGCGCCGACGGCGTTCGACGGCACACCCGCACCGCCCGGCACCCCGGACGTGCATGGTGCTTCGGATGGGTACAGGGCTCCCGTTGTGTCGGGTGCTCGGGATGTGCATGGTGCTTCGGATGGGTACAGGGCTCCCGTTGTGTCGGGTGCTCGGGACGTGCACGGCGCTCCGGACGTGCACAACGCCCCCGCCGTGTCCGGCACTCCGGACGTGCACGGCACCCCCGGGCGCGGCGGCGGGCCCGCGGAGGCCGGACTGCCCGCCCCCGCCCAGGAGCCCCCTTCGGGCGGCGGGTCCGCGGCGGGTTCCGCAACCGCCTTCCCGCCCGCGCCCGGCGGCACTGCGAACGACGCCACCGACGCCCGTTCCCACCCGGGCGCCCCGGCCGAGGCGGGCGGGACGAAGTCCGGCGGTGCGCGCGAGACCGCGCCCGCGACCGAACGCGGCGAGCGGCAGTTCAGCGGCGCCGGCGGTCGCCGGACGGTCGTCATCGGCACCGACACGACCGGCGCCATCCCCGTCCACCTGCTCTACCGGGACGCGGTCGCGTCCGCCGGAGCGACCACCCGGGGCGCGGCGGGGAGGACGGCCGCGGAGCTGCGGACGGAGCCGGCCACCGGTGCCGACGCCACCCGCCCGCTCAACGGGACGTCCGTCCACAAGGGGCCGGACGCCCGCGCACAGCTCAAGGACCGCAGGAGCGCCTTCGGCGTGAACGGGCCGGCCAAGGACGACGACGGCGACAGCGGCCCCGACACCATCGCCATGCCCCCGGTGGCGTCCGCCACCGGACGACGGTCCACACCGGGCGCCGGCCAGGCCGCCCGACGGCCCGCACCACCGCCGGACCCCCGGCTGGTCGAGCGGCCCGGCCCGGTGCTGCCCGGCTGGGCGGCTCTGCTCGCCGGGGCCGTCTCCCTCGTCGCCTGCGCGGCCGTGCTGCACTGGGCGGGAGCCTTCCCGCCCGAGGTGACGACGCTCTTCGGTTTGGGCGAACGGCCCTATGGCGGTCTCGGGTTCGTGCACTGGGGCGTGCTCGCCGTGTCCCTGACCGTCGCGCTGTTCTCGCTCGGCGGGCTCGCGCGGGGCCGGGTCGGCCACGCCTGGGTGCTGACGCTGTACGGGGAGTACCGCGGCAGTGTCCGCCGCAGCGGTCTCATGTGGGTGAGCCCGCTGCTGCTCCGCCGCCGGGTGGACGTACGGCTGCGGCACTGGCGCAGCGACCCCATGCCGTCGGTCGACGCCGAAGGCACCGCGCTCGAGGCCGTCGTCCTCGTCGTGTGGCGGGTCCGGGACACGGCCCGGGCCGTGCTCGGGGTCGCGAACCACGAGTCGTACCTGAGGGAGCAGGTGGAGGCGGCACTGGCACGGGTGCTGTCCCAGATCGCGGCCGACGCCTCGGCGCCGGCCGCCGCCGGCGGTCCCGCGTTCGAACTGCGTCCGACGCTCCGCAACGCCGAGGCCGTCGGCGACGCCCTGACGAAGACGCTCGCGGCGGAGTGCGCCCCCATCGGGATCGACGTCTTCTCGGCGCAGCCGACGCGTATCGAGTACGCGCCCGAGGTTGCCGCGGCGATGCGCCGTCGCCGGGTCGCCGCTCTGGAGGCCGAGCGTCGCGACACCGTGCTGAGCTCGGTGGTCGACGCGGTGGACGACACGGTGCAACGGCTCACGATGCGCGGGCTGGTGGAGTTCGACGACTACGAGCGCAAGGCCCTCGTCCGCGACCTCACCGTGGCGTTCTGCACGGCGAGGACGGGCGGTGCCGAGACCCCGTGA
- a CDS encoding lytic polysaccharide monooxygenase auxiliary activity family 9 protein, whose translation MRKRIGAAVVGLTVAGATLLSTGSAGSHGYTDSPISRQKLCANGTVGNCGEIRWEPQSVEGPKGFPGAGPADGRICAGGNSRFAQLDDPRGGTWPTTRVSSGQNYTFRWQFTAMHATTDFTYYITRNGWNPGQPLTRAALDPQPFLTIPYNGQRPPGTLSHSGTLPSKSGRHLVLAVWTIADTPNAFYACSDVQF comes from the coding sequence ATGCGAAAGCGAATAGGCGCGGCCGTCGTCGGACTCACGGTGGCGGGGGCGACCCTGCTCTCCACCGGGAGCGCCGGCAGCCACGGCTACACCGACTCTCCGATCAGCCGTCAGAAGCTCTGTGCCAACGGCACCGTGGGCAACTGCGGCGAGATCCGGTGGGAGCCCCAGAGCGTCGAGGGGCCCAAGGGCTTCCCCGGCGCGGGTCCGGCGGACGGGAGGATCTGCGCCGGCGGCAACAGCCGCTTCGCGCAGCTCGACGACCCGCGCGGCGGTACCTGGCCCACCACCCGTGTCTCGTCGGGGCAGAACTACACCTTCCGGTGGCAGTTCACCGCCATGCACGCCACGACCGACTTCACGTACTACATCACCAGGAACGGCTGGAACCCCGGCCAGCCGCTCACCAGGGCCGCGCTCGATCCGCAGCCCTTCCTGACCATCCCGTACAACGGCCAGCGCCCCCCGGGGACGCTCAGTCACTCGGGCACACTGCCGTCGAAGTCGGGCCGCCATCTGGTCCTGGCGGTGTGGACCATCGCCGACACCCCGAACGCGTTCTACGCCTGCTCGGACGTTCAGTTCTGA